The proteins below are encoded in one region of Drosophila santomea strain STO CAGO 1482 chromosome 2R, Prin_Dsan_1.1, whole genome shotgun sequence:
- the LOC120445104 gene encoding protein windpipe, with protein MERVHLTAWLALFLIVVAAATPTPTPAPARPPTDCPADCSCSLAQHTHKPLYHLKCNSTRGLRQAEKSFQSTVPVHSIDLSHLNLTRLSHVLDKLPELTSADLSHNQLRDLGHLGKGLKRLNLKHNQLTSDKLRKLPQHLQVLNLQHNNITHLPLELTHMHQLHQLELSHNAINCSCQTLEVRNWLVERIVYMEHPVVCSYPLEFRGRSWLQLKQDEICKKEKYQWFDTDTEENELMMGDQPAAASAEREDEEELGKDFLPIVGNPAATAKKVRSPQSPLPGDQVEGSGDLSETNMELKLPEETVAEPEAAESQLVDAAAAADAPVPQEHIVKDDDEDDEGSGSGGGLLIIPDLSKVRITSEDELDSDGKPEESDVRPLENPEHSENPDTVFSNKIGIYEGDQEEKKPVEEDSIVPVVMTNLNTGLGSDVVTDGPLDDSKVSEDILTAKIGKPKDDSSAIYYLLAVIGLIVVGLVLFVAIKRCKYDSNAAARDAEAQRQTELLDMDKKQLGKPLHKNGHGNGQEHSPLIGEKTKLDEAQIVKKPYENGDAKDGAGQQPLLNGNGSANGGAKEAPESGEPAAHEYYPISPRYPTPQSPRASKYAQQQQLAEQNNNEPDAAYLPSSPKSGRYSPVYSPETGRVKIKLTETPKPKTPMLVTRSKSNAGDIITTPVRPIEPTHQVINGH; from the coding sequence ATGGAACGCGTCCACCTGACCGCCTGGTTAGCCCTGTTCCTCATCGTGGTCGCcgccgccacgcccacccccactcccgctcccgctcgcCCGCCCACCGACTGCCCGGCggactgcagctgcagcttggCCCAGCACACGCACAAGCCACTGTACCACCTCAAGTGCAACAGCACCCGTGGTCTGAGGCAGGCCGAGAAGTCGTTCCAGTCGACGGTGCCGGTGCACTCCATCGATCTGTCCCACCTGAACCTCACCCGCTTGAGCCATGTGCTGGACAAGCTGCCGGAGCTAACCTCCGCCGACTTGTCGCACAACCAGCTGAGGGATCTGGGTCACCTGGGCAAGGGCCTGAAGCGACTGAACCTGAAGCACAATCAGCTCACCTCGGACAAGCTGAGGAAACTGCCGCAGCATCTGCAGGTGCTCAACCTGCAGCACAACAACATCACCCACCTGCCGCTGGAGCTGACCCACATGCACCAGTTGCACCAGCTGGAGCTGAGCCACAACGCCATCAACTGCTCCTGCCAGACGCTGGAGGTGCGCAACTGGCTGGTGGAGCGCATCGTCTACATGGAACACCCCGTTGTCTGCTCCTATCCCCTGGAGTTCAGGGGTCGCTCTTGGCTGCAGCTGAAGCAGGATGAGATCTGCAAGAAGGAGAAGTACCAATGGTTCGATACCGATACTGAGGAGAACGAACTGATGATGGGCGACCAGCCGGCTGCTGCCTCTGCAGAAcgcgaggatgaggaggaacTGGGCAAGGACTTTCTGCCCATCGTTGGAAATCCCGCAGCCACGGCTAAGAAGGTTCGCTCGCCGCAGAGCCCGCTTCCTGGTGACCAGGTGGAGGGATCCGGAGACCTCAGCGAAACCAACATGGAGCTTAAGTTGCCCGAAGAGACCGTTGCAGAGCCTGAAGCTGCGGAATCTCAGCTGGTGGATGCTGCAGCCGCTGCTGATGCTCCTGTGCCCCAGGAGCACATCGTTaaggacgacgacgaggatgacGAGGGTTCTGGCAGCGGCGGTGGTCTGCTTATCATTCCCGATCTCTCCAAAGTAAGGATTACCTCCGAAGACGAGCTAGATAGCGATGGCAAGCCAGAGGAGAGCGATGTCAGACCCCTTGAGAATCCGGAGCATTCGGAGAATCCAGACACTGTGTTCTCCAATAAAATCGGTATCTATGAAGGCGACCAGGAGGAGAAGAAGCCCGTGGAAGAAGATAGTATCGTGCCCGTGGTGATGACAAACCTGAACACTGGTCTGGGCTCCGATGTGGTGACTGATGGGCCACTGGACGACAGCAAGGTGTCCGAGGACATCCTGACCGCCAAGATAGGCAAGCCGAAGGACGACAGCAGCGCCATCTACTATCTGCTGGCCGTGATTGGACTGATTGTGGTGGGACTGGTGCTCTTCGTGGCCATCAAGCGCTGCAAGTACGACAGCAATGCGGCCGCACGCGATGCGGAGGCCCAGCGTCAGACGGAGCTCCTGGACATGGACAAGAAGCAGCTGGGCAAGCCGCTGCACAAGAACGGCCATGGCAACGGCCAGGAGCACTCGCCACTGATCGGAGAGAAGACCAAGCTGGACGAGGCGCAGATTGTGAAGAAGCCCTACGAGAACGGTGACGCCAAGGACGGGGCTGGTCAGCAGCCCCTGCTCAATGGCAACGGTTCGGCCAATGGAGGTGCCAAGGAGGCACCCGAAAGCGGCGAGCCCGCCGCCCATGAATACTACCCCATCAGCCCACGCTACCCCACTCCGCAATCGCCCAGGGCATCCAAGtacgcacagcagcagcagctcgccGAGCAGAACAACAACGAGCCAGATGCCGCCTACCTGCCCTCGTCGCCTAAGTCCGGAAGGTACTCGCCCGTCTACTCCCCGGAGACGGGTCGCGTCAAGATCAAGCTGACGGAGACCCCCAAGCCCAAGACACCCATGCTGGTGACGCGCAGCAAGTCCAATGCCGGGGACATCATCACCACGCCCGTCAGACCCATCGAACCCACCCACCAGGTGATCAATGGCCACTGA
- the LOC120446163 gene encoding uncharacterized protein LOC120446163 encodes MRIIWELVLLLLLAVISSCRAVICPWPCQCTWVVDSLYADCARRNLQTYPSFDGIPVEHLDLSGNKFLEFPSQYADIDSLLYLDLSNNYISAIGAKSLIGFTSLRTLLLANNSIDSWEALSPNEAFKYAPSLKRLGLDGNRLGSFGNGESFELLTSSSLTELGLSSCEISSIGGDQMVNQLPSLERLNLANNKLTQIAALPSRTLRVLDLSNCSIRELSGFFLDAMHNLEALNLSRNTELQFDSLSEDPILSYVLRKLDVSYCNLDSIELSGLPQLSEVRLQGNLLRVVDANTFANNSMLEVVDLSQNVLRLLGQDAFAKLKRLKQLNLAFNEIARLDRNFIRNNDVLVELNLSRNVLQKLTKIVSNSVRTINMSWCEITSIESTALASLSVIQKLDLSNNLITDIPNFMRSETLQQLNLANCRLTTVRNNTFREFPELADLHLNGNRLTSPIPPNYFGGNKFLDQLWLGDNPWICDCHSPLFVEFYDYLTAKPAKIKDRNHLRCAAPAIFYGKLWEFACADVWILNARSSSTGEKAWSIIMLTLLGLGALVLGYACLQKYLRKRKVRQSDREYEENDDELRRIRDLNNRILMEDATPSLQHAQEISLLPSYEDALRMPKLVRPVKSMMDLSGPERARNSRKLRRSQTHADGEGSQSEAEDGLQLDSRQRFRSVEMLSNRDKERTAQYGPYRRTGYMEYNQSGSRRFSIEDSRFPAAHLKTQNLQSAEQIGNFQSYENSPYTKRKPKIAEIPPFKRVNMMADSVEFLTDPEYDEVGSKHGSPFAKRKPKTAVLPPPTMKVSAQVYTLQQSPVLELDPAIEDYFSAAKKQCSSSTIASDFQELDEPELKSLPDDNRSSTISRSDAELDLERGKRKKRKNSTSRRVSGSFSAANAAESSSSDSEHNALVHKPMRETLF; translated from the exons ATGAGGATCATTTGGGAGCTggttctcctcctcctcctggcgGTCATCTCCTCATGCCGGGCAGTCATCTGTCCTTGGCCCTGTCAATGCACTTGGGTGGTGGACAGCTTGTACGCGGATTGCGCCCGGCGGAATCTTCAGACATATCCCAGCTTCGACGGCATTCCCGTGGAGCACTTGGATCTGTCGGGCAATAAGTTTCTGGAGTTTCCCAGCCAATATGCGGATATAGACTCCTTGTTATACTTGGATCTGTCCAACAACTATATCTCAGCCATTGGCGCAAAGTCACTGATTGGCTTCACATCTCTGAGgacgctgctgctggccaataACTCCATAGATTCCTGGGAGGCACTCAGTCCCAATGAGGCCTTCAAATATGCCCCAAGCCTGAAGCGTTTGGGCCTCGATGGCAATCGTTTGGGCAGCTTTGGCAACGGGGAGAGCTTCGAACTGCTGACCAGTTCATCGCTGACCGAGTTGGGGCTTTCTTCCTGTGAAATTTCCAGCATCGGTGGAGATCAGATGGTTAATCAGCTGCCAAGTCTGGAGCGTCTCAATCTGGCCAACAATAAGCTGACTCAAATTGCAGCTCTACCCTCGCGAACGCTGAGGGTTCTCGATCTGAGTAACTGCAGCATTAGGGAGTTGTCCGGTTTCTTTCTGGACGCCATGCATAATCTGGAGGCCCTGAACTTGTCCCGGAATACGGAGCTCCAGTTTGACAGTCTGTCGGAAGATCCCATTCTGAGCTATGTGTTGCGAAAGTTGGATGTTTCCTATTGCAACCTGGACTCCATCGAGCTGAGTGGATTGCCACAACTGAGTGAGGTGCGATTGCAAGGGAATCTGCTGAGAGTTGTGGATGCCAATACATTTGCCAACAACTCCATGCTGGAGGTAGTAGATCTGTCACAGAATGTGCTCCGACTCCTAGGCCAAGATGCCTTTGCCAAACTGAAGCGCCTGAAGCAGCTGAACCTGGCCTTCAATGAAATCGCCCGCCTGGACAGGAACTTCATACGCAACAATGATGTGCTGGTGGAGCTCAATCTCAGTAGGAATGTGCTGCAGAAGCTAACGAAAATCGTGTCCAATTCGGTGCGCACCATAAACATGAGTTGGTGTGAAATCACCTCAATTGAAAGCACTGCCCTCGCGAGTCTTTCGGTCATCCAGAAGTTGGACTTATCCAACAATCTTATCACTGATATACCCAACTTTATGAGATCGGAAACCCTACAGCAACTGAACCTAGCCAACTGCAG GCTGACTACTGTGAGGAATAACACCTTCAGAGAGTTTCCCGAACTGGCGGATCTCCATCTGAATGGCAACCGATTGACGAGCCCCATTCCGCCCAACTACTTCGGAGGCAACAAGTTCTTGGATCAGCTGTGGCTGGGCGATAATCCCTGGATTTGCGACTGCCACAGTCCGCTCTTCGTGGAGTTCTACGACTATCTAACAGCTAAGCCAGCTAAG ATAAAAGATAGAAATCACTTGCGTTGCGCTGCGCCAGCCATTTTCTATGGAAAACTTTGGGAGTTCGCTTGCGCGGATGTGTGGATTCTGAATGCCAGGAGTAGTAGTACTGGCGAGAAGGCCTGGTCCATTATAATGCTGACTCTCCTGGGACTGGGTGCTCTGGTCCTGGGCTATGCCTGTCTGCAGAAGTATCTGAGGAAGCGGAAAGTGCGGCAGAGTGACAGGGAGTACGAGGAGAACGATGACGAGCTGCGACGCAT ACGAGATCTCAACAACCGCATTTTGATGGAGGATGCCACTCCCAGCCTGCAACATGCCCAGGAGATCAGCCTGCTGCCCTCCTACGAAGATGCCCTGCGCATGCCCAAGCTGGTCAGGCCGGTGAAGTCCATGATGGATCTCTCGGGACCCGAAAGAGCTCGCAACTCCCGAAAGCTGAGACGATCGCAGACCCATGCCGATGGTGAGGGATCCCAGTCGGAGGCGGAGGACGGACTGCAGCTGGACTCGCGACAGCGATTCCGCAGCGTGGAGATGCTCTCGAACCGGGACAAGGAGCGAACCGCCCAATATGGACCGTATAGACGCACTGGCTACATGGAGTACAATCAGTCGGGCAGTCGACGTTTCAGCATCGAGGATTCGCGATTCCCCGCCGCACACCTGAAGACCCAAAATCTTCAGAGTGCCGAACAGATCGGAAACTTCCAGAGTTACGAGAACAGTCCCTATACGAAGCGCAAGCCGAAAATCGCCGAAATTCCGCCCTTCAAGAGGGTAAATATGATGGCCGACAGCGTGGAGTTCCTCACCGATCCGGAGTACGACGAGGTGGGCAGCAAGCATGGTAGTCCGTTTGCGAAAAGAAAGCCCAAGACAGCAGTTCTTCCGCCACCCACCATGAAAGTCAGTGCCCAGGTGTACACACTGCAGCAGAGTCCGGTTTTGGAACTGGATCCCGCCATCGAGGACTACTTCAGCGCGGCCAAGAAGCAGTGCTCCTCGTCCACCATCGCCAGCGATTTCCAGGAGCTGGATGAGCCGGAACTGAAGTCCCTGCCGGATGACAATCGATCAAGTACGATCTCCCGATCGGACGCGGAACTGGATTTGGAGCGGGGCAAGCGCAAGAAGCGGAAGAACTCCACCAGTCGCCGGGTGAGCGGTAGCTTCTCGGCAGCCAACGCCGCCGAAAGTTCCTCCAGCGACTCCGAGCACAACGCCCTGGTCCACAAGCCCATGAGGGAGACTTTATTTTAG
- the LOC120445928 gene encoding uncharacterized protein LOC120445928 isoform X2 — translation MTPKMLPFMTGPSAVPVPVAVPGEMDFPVGTAMAAAAAAAAHAAAAGGAAGGNPLGSMGSRESLLLANEAAHHAGAGQAPGPGHHGSMLVHPMHASMHHHHHHGGGGGHGPPYPNQKTRMRTSFDPEMELPKLQKWFADNPHPSRQQIQTYVVQLNALESRRGRKPLDVNNVVYWFKNARAAQKRAEMRGGSLGSAISALGHAAMNGYLSQHAPLGQNSSSSAGSQPMSMGNLSMSHDYLKSPLSLKSEDIDTMSQHSDDMDEEQSRPNTPQLPLSLTTHERHRSSPLMDEDEEEAGEQQQQLAQEAKSDGMNGSVKDEDRQEKSHDELLDNDKENSNGEERHQDADAQMEVNASLNNNHNNSSMHNEQEVNSTPKRSTPKEEDDDLDMDEDEEDNENDASHLDEFRSPSPDLAGGVVPHKDQLPFPMVPNSMFSQSFMYMSHYIPAFGQAAAGHPHHHAAAAAAAAGIQPNALMGGGGLNLSSISNEERRKRNRTFIDPVTEVPKLEQWFAMNTHPSHNLILKYTEDLNTMPYRQKFPRLESKNVQFWFKNRRAKCKRLKMSLYDSNQCAQLGGLGSFVPKYEERD, via the exons ATGACGCCCAAGATGCTGCCGTTCATGACGGGTCCGTCGGCGGTTCCCGTTCCAGTGGCCGTGCCCGGCGAGATGGACTTTCCCGTAGGCACAGCGATGGCGGCGGCGGCCGCTGCTGCGGCTCATGCCGCTGCTGCCGGTGGAGCGGCGGGGGGTAATCCACTGGGTTCGATGGGCAGTCGGGAGAGCCTGTTGCTGGCCAACGAGGCTGCTCACCATGCGGGCGCTGGACAGGCACCGGGGCCGGGACATCACGGCAGCATGCTGGTGCATCCGATGCACGCGTCCatgcaccaccatcaccatcatggcggcggcggtggacACGGTCCTCCGTATCCCAATCAGAAGACTCGCATGCGCACCAGCTTCGATCCGGAGATGGAGCTGCCCAAGCTGCAGAAGTGGTTCGCCGACAATCCGCATCCATCGCGCCAGCAGATCCAGACGTATGTGGTGCAGCTGAATGCCCTGGAGTCGCGGCGTGGCAGAAAGCCCCTGGATGTGAACAACGTGGTCTACTGGTTCAAGAACGCTCGGGCGGCACAAAAGCGGGCAGAGATGCGGGGCGGTAGTCTGGGCAGTGCGATCAGTGCCCTGGGTCATGCCGCCATGAATGGCTATCTGAGTCAGCACGCCCCTTTGGGCCAGAACTCCAGCAGCAGTGCCGGTAGCCAGCCCATGAGCATGGGCAACCTGTCCATGTCGCACGACTACCTAAAGAGTCCGCTCAGCCTGAAGTCGGAGGACATCGACACCATGTCGCAGCACTCGGACGACATGGACGAGGAGCAGAGCAGGCCGAACACGCCACAACTGCCCCTTTCGCTGACCACCCACGAGCGGCATCGCAGCTCGCCGCTGatggacgaggacgaggaggaggcgggggagcagcagcagcagctggcacAGGAGGCCAAAAGCGATGGCATGAATGGCAGTGTGAAGGATGAGGACCGGCAGGAGAAGTCGCACGATGAGCTGCTGGACAACGACAAGGAGAACTCCAACGGTGAGGAACGGCATCAGGATGCAGACGCCCAGATGGAGGTCAATGCCAGCCTCAACAAtaaccacaacaacagcagcatgcACAATGAGCAGGAGGTGAACTCCACACCCAAGCGCTCCACGCCcaaggaggaggacgacgactTGGACAtggacgaggatgaggaggacaACGAGAACGATGCCAGCCACTTGGACGAGTTCCGCTCACCCTCGCCGGATCTAGCCGGCGGTGTGGTGCCCCACAAGGACCAGCTGCCCTTTCCCATGGTCCCCAACTCGATGTTCTCGCAGTCCTTCATGTACATGAGCCACTACATCCCGGCATTCGGTCAAGCGGCCGCCGGACATCCGCATCACCATGCGGCGGCTGCAGCGGCCGCAGCCGGCATCCAACCCAACGCACTgatgggcggcggcggcctCAACCTGTCGAGCATCTCGAACGAGGAGCGCCGGAAGCGGAATCGCACCTTCATCGATCCGGTGACCGAGGTGCCCAAGCTGGAGCAGTGGTTCGCCATGAACACGCATCCCTCGCACAACCTCATCCTCAAGTACACCGAGGACCTGAACACCATGCCCTATAG GCAAAAGTTCCCGCGCCTGGAGAGCAAAAACGTGCAGTTCTGGTTCAAGAACCGAAGGGCCAAGTGCAAGCGCCTCAAGATGTCGCTGTACGACAGCAATCAGTGCGCCCAGCTGGGCGGACTCGGCTCCTTTGTGCCCAAGTACGAGGAGCGGGACTAG